The window TGGTGGTCTCCACGATCCAGCGGCGCTCACCGGCGGCATCGAGAATGAGTCCGATTTCGGCGACGCCGAAGTCGTCCTTCGCACGGATGCGGATCGGCATCTCGGCGGTGGAGATGAGTTCGAGGTCCTTCTTAGGCTCGATGATTTCGACGACCGGCAGCTTGTCGACCACGCCCTCGATCTCGAATCGCCAGGCATCGAGACGCTCGCCATCGGCGTGATAGACGGCCAACTCTCCCTGAACCTTGCCAACCTTCACCTCGGTGGAAACCGAGTAGGTCACGCTCTTGTTCAGGCCTTCCTTGGCGGTCAATTCGACGGGGGGCTCGCCGCCGATGCTCCAGGTGACACGGTCGCCCTTGGCATTGAAGGTGAAGTCCCAGGTCGCGGTGCTGCCTTCCACGGTGCGCACGTCCCCCCCCGCGACGGTCTCGGCTTCCAAGCCGGTGTATTCAGGATAAGCGATAACAGCCTTCGATTCGATCAGCTTCGGGATGGGGCGATAGGCGATGGTCTTTTCCTCCACCTTCGCGTCACCGGCCACGACCTTCACCTCGATGTCGGTGGTCTTGCCGGTGAAGACGACGTCCCAGGTCCGGCCATCCTCGCGGCGGGTGAGTTCGACCGGCTTCCAGTCCTTGCCGTTCTGGCGGATCAGTAATTCCGGCTGGGCGGTGCGGCCGTTCACGGTGAATTCGAGGCGCGGCGGATGGCGTTCATCGAAGCCCTTCGGCAGCGATTTCCAATCGACGGTCGTGTAGGTCAGGTCGCGGGTCGGTAGCAGGATGCGCTTCAGTGCGTGGCGATAGTCGCCCCACATCAGGGCGACCAAGGCCACCGCGGCGAAGGCGGCAAGAGCGAGGGCGCGGCGGCCCCAGAGTTGCTTGGAAGGGACGAGCTTCGACCACGGCGCCTGCGTGAGATCCTTGCCAGTCTCGCGCATCAGGCGGTCGGTGAAGAAGGCGTCAATGGGATCTTCAGCGGTGGGACGGGCGGAGACTTCCAGTGCGGTGCGGAGTTTTTGGCCGATCTCGGGGTGCGCTTCCTCGATCACGCGGGCGGCTTCCAGTGAGTCGTGCTGCTTCGCGAGGCGGAGGCGCTTCGCCAGAAGTACGAGGGATGCCGTAGCAATCACCGCGACGAGGACCGAGCGGACGGGCGACTTCCACTCCATCCAGGTATCGAGCGCGGCGACGATGCCGGCTACCGCCACGACGGCGGCGATGATTCCGGCGATGGCAATGCCGCGGGCATGGCGGCGGCGGGCTGCTGCCAAAGAGGCAAGAGGGGCAAGGACGGGCGACGGAGGATTCATGCGTCCACTGGGGCAGGGGTTTCGAGGCGGGCGGATTTGCGGGTGGCAACCGCGCATTCGAGAGTTAGCAGGGAAAGGAGAACGAGCGCGAGCCATGGCCACCATTCACCGGTCTTCGGGCGCTCTTCGCCCTGATGATTGGCGGCGACGGTGGGGGCTGGCGGAGGAGCGCTGGCATCGGGCAGGGCGTAGGCCTTGCAGAAGGCGGCGGTATCCACGGCGGCGACATTGGCTTCGGCGGGATCAGCAGCGACGACCTCGGCGGTGCCATTGGCCGTCTGGTAGTAGCCGATCTCACGGGTTTCCCGGGCACCGGGGTAGTGGACGTTCGCGCTGTGCTGGCGCGCTTCGTAGCGAGTCAGTGCATTGAAAAGACTCTTGGCGAGGGGCACGAACATCGGTTCGCGGGGAAGGTCACCCCACTCGCGGGTCAGCGGGTGGGCCAATACCATGACGCGGCCGGCAGTCGGATCATTCGAAATCTTTTCCAGGAGCAGAGGGTGGCCGCCATCGAGCGTCGCCAGGATCTTCCATCCTTCGCCGGGCTGGATGGTGAAGGCGTCCCGCCACAGGAGCTGGCGCAGATCGCCGCCGTCCTTGCCATCGAAGCTGGCGAGGGCGGGGTGCTTGCGGTCCGAGGTGGCGATGCGCCGCTGCTGCATGCCGCCGGTGAGTTCCACGGAGGCGGGGAAGAGGCCCGCATTTGCCAAGGCGGCGGTCGCTTCCTTGGTCCAGCGCTCGTCGATGCAGATGAAGAGCCCAGCTCCCTTCGCGACGTGGGAGGCGATGGCCTTGGCTTCGTTTGCATGCATCGGCGTGGTGGGGCCGCAGATCGCGATGGCGGAGAAGGGTGTCAAATCGACCGCGCCTGGCTTCAGCGGCACGTCTTCGGCAGCGCTGGCGCCACTTCCCGCACCCGCGCCGGTTCCGGTCCCGCTTCCCTTGTTGCCGCCGAAGAGGCTCTTGAAGCCGCTGCCGATCGATTGGGGTGGTGCTTCCTCGGTAGTGGCGGCGGCAGGGGTCGAGCCATCGTCGCGGCCGTCGATACCGTATTTCACTTCGGGCCGGAAGGGAGAGAGACCGTGCGCCGCACCGGAGGCAGTGAGCGCTTTCTGGAGGAAATAACCTTGGCCTTCAAAGGGCGTGCTGCCGGGGAAGCCATCGAGGATCAGCACCGGCTCCGGCTCGACCCACTGCATGGCGAAAGGCCGGCGGTCATCGGCGGGCCACTGGTCCTTGCCTTCCAGCGAGATGAAGCCGCGCACTTCCTCACGTGGCGGGCGGAAGGAGAAGAGCACTCGCTCCACGCCGGGCGGCACGGTTTGCTTCAAGTTGATCCCTTCGGAGGACAGCGTGACTTCGCGGGATTTGTTAGATGAGGTCACGCGGGCCTCGATCTCCATGTTCGCCGCGGCAAAAGGGGTGAGGAGTTCGACGGCCTTGACCGCTTCGTTGTGAAGGTCGGGAGGCTGGATCGCGATGGCTTCCACCTGTACGCGCGGCGGCCAGACGCGCGGCGGCGCGGAGGGGAGGGCGGACGACGCGAAATGTCCGATGATCACCACGCGGGCATTCTCGACGCCTTCGCTGCGGAGGTGATCCAGCGACCAGCCGAGTGCCTTGTTGAAGTCTCCGGATGCACCCGCCAACGGATGATAATCATCCAGCGAGGAAAGCACCTGCACGCCATCGGTGAACTGCGCCATGGTCACCGCGCCGTGTTTGCTCATCGCTTTCTTCGCAGCATTGGTCGCCTCCTCGGCCATCGAAGCGGTCACGCTGCCGGAGCCATCGAGCAAGATGATGGTCTTTTCCTGAGCGGCTTCGGTCTTCTCGCGATCGGAGAGGAAGGGCCGCGCGAACATGAGTGCGAGCAGGGCCACCGCGGCGATCCGCAGCATCAAAAGAAGCAGTTCCTCGATCCTTAACCGGCGGTGCCGTTTCTTCTCGGCGATCTGCAGGAAGCGCAGCGTGCCGACGTCGAATTCCTTGAACTTCCGACGCTGGCTCAGGTGGATGATCACGGGAATAGCCGCGACCGCCATGGCGAAAAGGAAGGCTGGATGGAGGAGGGGCATCTGAAGTTCGATTCAGCTACCAACTTTGTCTGGCATAAGCAAAGGAAGAGTTGCGTCTTCGAGGCGTCTTGTTAGCGTCCGCGACCATGCCGGGAACCCCCGCCTTCATGTGTGATGCAAAACGCCGCCGATTTGCGCGTGTGTCGCTGATTTCCCTGTCGTTGCTGGCTTCCACGGCGTTTGCGGGACCGAAGGTCTGGATTTTCGGCGGCGACCCCGGGGATGAGAAACATCATGAACTTTATCAGAAAAATCTGACTTCCCTGCGAAAGATATTCACCACGACTTACGGCGTCGCCTCGAAAGACCTGAAAATTTTCTACGGGCCGAAGGACGCGGGCTACAATGGCATCTGCACCAAGGAGGTGTTGCTTGCGGAGTTGAAGGAAGCTGCAGCCGCCACAAAAGATAAGTCGCCGGTGTGGATCATTTTCCAAGGACACGCGAATTCGATTCCGGGCGGCGTGCTTTTCAACATCCCAGGACCGGACGCTTCGGCGCGTGAGATCGCCGAGGCACTGGAGGGTGCGGTGCCGGAGACGCCGCTGGTCATTTTCGCCACGACGGCGGCGAGCGAGCAGTATTTGAAACCGCTGGCTGCTCCCGGCCGGATCGTGATCACGGCCAATTCCGCCGGCGATCCGGAGAATCAGAACGACTTTCCGATCGCGCTGACGGCTGCACTGGAATCCAAGGAGACAGATACCGACCACGACGGACTTGTCACGGTGACCGAACTTTTCAAGGCCTGCCACGCGCAGATCGAGGCGATGTGTGCGAAGGAAGGCTTCATGGTTCGCGAGCATTCGCAGATGGATGGCAATGGCGATGGTCGTGGTACCAGCCGGCCCGCCATCATTGACGCGGAACCTGCGTCGAAGACCGGGCTGCGGATCGGCGGCGAGAGGACCGACGGTCCGGTTCCCGGTTTTGACTGAATAAGTTTTCCTCTACTTTCGTTCCTTTCCTTTTACCCAAGACATGTCGACCAACCCCGCCCAAGCCTTGTCCGCCGCGCGCGAAAAGCTGCGTGCCGAAGTCTCGAAATGCATCATCGGCCAGGAGGAGACGGCGGAGATGCTCTTCCTCACCTTGCTCTGCGGCGGTCACGCGCTGCTGCTCGGCGTGCCCGGAGTCGGCAAGACGCTGATGAGCGCCACGCTGGCCCGCGCGCTTCATCTCGATTTCCACCGCGTGCAATTCACGCCGGACCTGATGCCGGCGGACATCACCGGCAGCGAGGTCCTGGAAGAGGATCCGACGACCGGTCGCTACCAGCGCGTGGTGATGCAGGGGCCGATCTTCGCGAACGTGCTGCTCGCCGACGAAATCAACCGCACGCCGCCGAAGACGCAGGCCGCGCTGCTGCAGGCGATGCAGGAAGGCGAGGTGACCATCGGCCGCGAGACCCACAAGCTGAAGCCGCCGTTCCTGGTGCTGGCCACGCAGAACCCGATCGAGATGGAGGGGACATACCCGCTGCCGGAAGCCCAGCTCGACCGCTTCCTGTGCTGCATCAAGGTGGGCTATCCGACGATCGACGAAGAGGTCGCGATCGCCACCACGGGGCCGGCGGGTGCGCTTTCCGAGGTGAAGGCGGTGCTTGGTCCGGATGAAATCCTGTCTTTCCAGCGTGCGGTGCGCAGCGTGCCGGTTGCCAAGGATGTCGCGCGGTATGCGGTGAAGCTCGTCACGTCGACTCGTACCGGCCAGTCGCCGGATGGCATCGCCGAATATATCGAGTGCGGAGCGAGTCCGCGTGCCTCGCAATCGCTGGTGCTCGCCGGGCAAGCTCGTGCGCTGCTTCATGGCCGCGTGCATGTGGACTTCGCCGATATCCGTGCGCTTGCCCCGTCGATCCTGCGCCACCGTCTGGTGCTGAATTTCCGTGCGCGTGCCGAGCGGATCGATGCCGACCAAGTCGTCGCCCGTCTCCTGGAG is drawn from Luteolibacter sp. Y139 and contains these coding sequences:
- a CDS encoding AAA family ATPase; this encodes MSTNPAQALSAAREKLRAEVSKCIIGQEETAEMLFLTLLCGGHALLLGVPGVGKTLMSATLARALHLDFHRVQFTPDLMPADITGSEVLEEDPTTGRYQRVVMQGPIFANVLLADEINRTPPKTQAALLQAMQEGEVTIGRETHKLKPPFLVLATQNPIEMEGTYPLPEAQLDRFLCCIKVGYPTIDEEVAIATTGPAGALSEVKAVLGPDEILSFQRAVRSVPVAKDVARYAVKLVTSTRTGQSPDGIAEYIECGASPRASQSLVLAGQARALLHGRVHVDFADIRALAPSILRHRLVLNFRARAERIDADQVVARLLEKVKPD
- a CDS encoding vWA domain-containing protein; its protein translation is MPLLHPAFLFAMAVAAIPVIIHLSQRRKFKEFDVGTLRFLQIAEKKRHRRLRIEELLLLMLRIAAVALLALMFARPFLSDREKTEAAQEKTIILLDGSGSVTASMAEEATNAAKKAMSKHGAVTMAQFTDGVQVLSSLDDYHPLAGASGDFNKALGWSLDHLRSEGVENARVVIIGHFASSALPSAPPRVWPPRVQVEAIAIQPPDLHNEAVKAVELLTPFAAANMEIEARVTSSNKSREVTLSSEGINLKQTVPPGVERVLFSFRPPREEVRGFISLEGKDQWPADDRRPFAMQWVEPEPVLILDGFPGSTPFEGQGYFLQKALTASGAAHGLSPFRPEVKYGIDGRDDGSTPAAATTEEAPPQSIGSGFKSLFGGNKGSGTGTGAGAGSGASAAEDVPLKPGAVDLTPFSAIAICGPTTPMHANEAKAIASHVAKGAGLFICIDERWTKEATAALANAGLFPASVELTGGMQQRRIATSDRKHPALASFDGKDGGDLRQLLWRDAFTIQPGEGWKILATLDGGHPLLLEKISNDPTAGRVMVLAHPLTREWGDLPREPMFVPLAKSLFNALTRYEARQHSANVHYPGARETREIGYYQTANGTAEVVAADPAEANVAAVDTAAFCKAYALPDASAPPPAPTVAANHQGEERPKTGEWWPWLALVLLSLLTLECAVATRKSARLETPAPVDA